A genome region from Arthrobacter agilis includes the following:
- the glgX gene encoding glycogen debranching protein GlgX, producing MELWPGDAYPLGATYDGTGTNFALYSEVADLVVLCLFDDDGTETCVELKEVDGYVWHGYLPHVTPGQKYGYRVHGPNNPAEGHRCNPNKLLLDPYAKAISGDLDWDQALFGYNFGDEHSVNNDDSAAHMMLGVVVNPFFNWDGDRMPRTPYHQSVIYEAHVKGLTQLHPDIPEEQRGTYAGIAHPSVIAHLQKLGVTAIELMPVHQFVNDSTLQEKGLSNYWGYNTIGFFAPHNKYNSSGDQGEQVQEFKAMVRELHLAGIEVILDVVYNHTAEGNHMGPTISMRGIDNASYYRLVEDDKQYYMDTTGTGNSLNVGNPHSLQLLMDSLRYWVTEMHVDGFRFDLASALAREFYEVDRLSAFFELVQQDPIVSQVKLIAEPWDVGPGGYQVGNFPPQWTEWNGKYRDTVRDFWRGEPSSIGEFASRLTGSADLYEHSMRRPVASINFVTAHDGFTLRDLVSYNEKHNEANGEDNNDGESHNRSWNGGVEGPTDDPEVLAIRVRQQRNFIATLLLSQGVPMLLHGDELGRTQEGNNNTYCQDSELSWVHWDKMDQPLLEFTAAVNRLRSEHPTFRRRRFFDGRPVRRGEGEALPDIVWLDTAGDLMAPEDWNSGFGRSIGVFLNGQGIQGRDARGQRIVDANFLLYFNAHDEAVDFTIPSDEYGASWDEVIDTAGKYADSDAIPAGKTISVEGKSMVVLRVHTEVEDLDHSVAASLAILANEVTAKTGTP from the coding sequence ATGGAATTATGGCCCGGCGATGCGTATCCCCTGGGAGCTACCTACGACGGCACGGGGACGAACTTCGCGCTTTACAGCGAGGTCGCGGACCTCGTCGTCCTGTGCCTCTTCGACGATGACGGCACGGAGACCTGTGTCGAGCTGAAGGAGGTCGACGGCTACGTGTGGCACGGTTACCTGCCGCACGTGACCCCCGGACAGAAGTACGGCTACCGGGTCCACGGGCCCAACAATCCGGCCGAGGGACACCGCTGCAACCCCAACAAGCTCCTCCTGGACCCCTACGCGAAAGCCATCTCCGGTGATCTCGACTGGGACCAGGCACTGTTCGGCTACAACTTCGGCGACGAGCACTCGGTCAACAACGACGACTCCGCGGCGCACATGATGCTCGGCGTCGTCGTCAATCCCTTCTTCAACTGGGACGGCGACCGCATGCCGCGCACGCCCTACCACCAGTCGGTCATCTACGAGGCCCACGTCAAGGGCCTCACGCAGCTGCACCCGGACATCCCCGAGGAGCAGCGCGGCACCTACGCCGGCATCGCGCACCCGTCCGTCATCGCGCACCTGCAGAAGCTCGGCGTCACGGCGATCGAGCTCATGCCCGTGCACCAGTTCGTCAACGACAGCACGCTGCAGGAGAAGGGCCTCTCCAACTACTGGGGCTACAACACGATCGGCTTCTTCGCGCCGCACAACAAGTACAACTCCTCCGGCGACCAGGGCGAGCAGGTCCAGGAGTTCAAGGCCATGGTGCGCGAACTGCACCTCGCCGGCATCGAGGTCATCCTCGACGTCGTGTACAACCACACGGCCGAGGGCAACCACATGGGTCCCACCATCTCGATGCGCGGCATCGACAACGCCTCCTACTACCGCCTGGTAGAGGACGACAAGCAGTACTACATGGACACCACGGGAACGGGCAACTCCCTCAACGTGGGTAACCCCCACTCCCTGCAGCTGCTCATGGACTCGCTGCGCTACTGGGTCACCGAGATGCACGTGGACGGCTTCCGCTTCGACCTCGCCTCGGCCCTGGCCCGCGAGTTCTACGAGGTGGACCGACTCTCGGCCTTCTTCGAACTCGTGCAGCAGGACCCGATCGTCTCGCAGGTCAAGCTCATCGCCGAGCCCTGGGACGTCGGACCCGGCGGCTACCAGGTGGGCAACTTCCCGCCGCAGTGGACCGAGTGGAACGGCAAGTACCGCGACACGGTCCGCGATTTCTGGCGTGGCGAGCCCTCCAGCATCGGCGAGTTCGCCTCGCGCCTCACCGGCTCGGCGGACCTCTACGAGCACTCGATGCGCCGCCCCGTGGCGTCCATCAACTTCGTCACCGCACACGACGGCTTCACGCTGCGGGACCTCGTGTCCTACAACGAGAAGCACAACGAGGCCAACGGCGAGGACAACAACGACGGCGAGTCGCACAACCGGTCCTGGAACGGCGGGGTCGAAGGCCCCACCGACGATCCGGAGGTGCTGGCGATCCGCGTCCGACAGCAGCGCAACTTCATCGCGACCCTCCTGCTCTCGCAGGGCGTGCCGATGCTGCTGCACGGTGACGAGCTCGGCCGCACGCAGGAGGGCAACAACAACACCTACTGCCAGGACTCCGAGCTCAGCTGGGTGCACTGGGACAAGATGGACCAGCCGCTGCTCGAGTTCACTGCCGCGGTCAACCGTCTCCGCTCGGAGCACCCCACCTTCCGGCGTCGCCGGTTCTTCGACGGGCGTCCCGTGCGTCGCGGCGAGGGCGAGGCCCTGCCGGACATCGTGTGGCTCGACACCGCCGGCGACCTCATGGCTCCCGAGGACTGGAACAGTGGCTTCGGCCGCTCGATCGGTGTCTTCCTCAACGGCCAGGGCATCCAGGGGCGCGACGCCCGCGGCCAGCGGATCGTGGACGCCAACTTCCTGCTGTACTTCAACGCGCACGATGAGGCCGTGGACTTCACGATCCCTTCGGACGAGTACGGCGCATCGTGGGACGAGGTGATCGACACCGCCGGCAAGTACGCCGACAGTGACGCGATACCGGCCGGCAAGACCATCTCGGTGGAGGGCAAGTCCATGGTGGTGCTGCGGGTGCACACCGAGGTCGAGGATCTCGACCACTCGGTCGCGGCGTCCCTGGCGATCCTCGCCAACGAGGTCACGGCGAAGACCGGCACCCCCTAG